The Mobula hypostoma chromosome 22, sMobHyp1.1, whole genome shotgun sequence genome includes a region encoding these proteins:
- the LOC134336499 gene encoding RING finger protein 222, with product MSEEAVSECPVCYEKLTRQTQSPRTLTCKHVFCHDCLVKTIISQEGQPKKVVCPVCRHVTFLHRRSIAWIIMSKEGKQTLEIPMSPTPSEPESLPPESPGTIPPHQPSLLRRLFCSCPRTLSPSRNPALHTSRIFVISGRGRPMSEEEVRAPGAPVVLEPRRCRLRWVLVLLCFIIIGAVIAAILPWVTSFK from the coding sequence ATGTCGGAAGAGGCAGTGTCCGAATGCCCCGTTTGTTATGAGAAGTTGACCCGCCAGACCCAGTCGCCACGGACCCTGACGTGCAAACATGTCTTCTGCCACGACTGCCTGGTCAAGACGATTATCAGCCAGGAGGGGCAGCCCAAGAAGGTGGTGTGCCCCGTTTGCCGGCATGTCACCTTCCTGCACAGACGGAGCATAGCATGGATCATCATGAGCAAAGAGGGCAAGCAGACGCTGGAGATCCCGATGTCGCCCACCCCCTCGGAGCCGGAGAGCCTGCCGCCGGAATCTCCTGGGACGATACCCCCGCACCAGCCCTCGCTCCTGCGCCGTTTGTTCTGCTCCTGCCCGCGGACTTTATCCCCGTCTCGGAATCCAGCACTGCACACCAGCCGGATTTTTGTGATCAGCGGCCGGGGCAGGCCGATGAGCGAGGAGGAGGTGCGGGCTCCCGGCGCGCCGGTGGTCTTGGAGCCCCGGCGCTGTAGATTGCGCTGGGTGCTGGTGCTGCTCTGCTTCATCATCATCGGGGCCGTGATCGCTGCCATCCTGCCCTGGGTCACCTCCTTCAAGTGA